The genomic stretch CGAAAGTAAGCGCAGTTGAAAAGAACAAGCGCCGCCGCAAGACAGTTGCCCTGCAGTCCGCCAAGCGCGCTGCCCTGAAGGCAACCATCATGAACCAGTCGCTTCCGATCGAAGAGCGGTTCAAGGCTACCCTGAAGCTGGCTGAACTGCCGCGTGATGGATCGAAGACCCGCATTCGCAACCGTTGCGAAGTGACCGGTCGTCCGCGTGCATTCTATCGCAAGCTCAAGATGTCGCGTATCGCGCTTCGTGAGCTTGGCAACACCGGCAAGGTGCCGGGCGTTGTAAAGTCGAGCTGGTAAGGAGACGGGCAAATGACGATGACAGATCCGTTGGGCGATATGCTCACCCGTATCCGGAATGGTGCCGCACGCCGCAAGGGTTCGGTTTCCACCCCGGCTTCCAAGCTCCGTGCCCGTGTTCTCGACGTTCTCCAGGCTGAAGGCTACATCCGTGGCTACAGCCAGGTTGACTATGGGAACGGCAAGTCCGAGCTGCAGATCGAACTGAAGTACTACGAAGGTGCTTCGGTCATCCGCGAAA from Peteryoungia desertarenae encodes the following:
- the rpsH gene encoding 30S ribosomal protein S8; the encoded protein is MTMTDPLGDMLTRIRNGAARRKGSVSTPASKLRARVLDVLQAEGYIRGYSQVDYGNGKSELQIELKYYEGASVIREIGRVSKPGRRVYVSVKSIPQVANGLGITILSTPKGVMADHQAREQNVGGEVLCSVF
- the rpsN gene encoding 30S ribosomal protein S14, coding for MAKVSAVEKNKRRRKTVALQSAKRAALKATIMNQSLPIEERFKATLKLAELPRDGSKTRIRNRCEVTGRPRAFYRKLKMSRIALRELGNTGKVPGVVKSSW